Proteins from one Candidatus Methylomirabilota bacterium genomic window:
- a CDS encoding nucleotidyltransferase domain-containing protein, producing MNAVMELIEKKRGEITELCHRYGVERLYLFGSAAAGRFHPPSSDVDFIVEMTDRQPNATYANRYLGLAEELERLFGWPIDLITEQSIRNPYFRREVEATRRLLYGQPREEAPV from the coding sequence ATGAACGCAGTAATGGAGCTGATTGAGAAGAAGCGTGGCGAGATCACCGAGCTTTGCCACCGGTACGGGGTGGAGCGTCTCTACCTCTTTGGATCGGCCGCTGCCGGGCGGTTCCATCCGCCTTCGAGCGATGTCGATTTTATTGTGGAGATGACGGATCGGCAGCCGAACGCCACTTATGCGAATCGTTACCTTGGATTGGCGGAGGAGTTGGAACGTCTTTTCGGATGGCCCATCGATCTTATCACGGAACAGTCGATCCGCAATCCCTACTTTCGGCGTGAAGTCGAGGCTACTCGCCGACTTCTCTATGGACAACCGCGCGAAGAAGCTCCTGTTTGA
- a CDS encoding type II toxin-antitoxin system RelE/ParE family toxin, with protein MKILFTPSVRAQFLSALAYIRRDKPEAALRFRRRAETALKRLVKFPDSGRAIPEFSDLPQREVVIAPYRFFYREKGKAVWIVGVWHGAQHPTVPEDVEDV; from the coding sequence GTGAAAATTCTCTTTACCCCGTCAGTCAGGGCTCAATTCCTTTCCGCTCTCGCCTATATCCGCCGCGACAAACCCGAGGCCGCATTGCGGTTCCGCCGACGCGCGGAGACCGCTCTAAAAAGACTCGTGAAATTTCCGGATTCAGGCCGGGCGATCCCCGAGTTTTCCGACCTTCCGCAGCGTGAAGTCGTCATTGCGCCGTACCGCTTCTTTTATCGTGAGAAGGGGAAGGCGGTCTGGATTGTTGGCGTGTGGCATGGGGCGCAACACCCAACTGTTCCCGAGGACGTTGAAGACGTCTAA
- a CDS encoding type II toxin-antitoxin system Phd/YefM family antitoxin, translated as MGKVPKIIPITDLRQDAARVLKRVQDTKEPVIITQRGRAAAVMLSTAAYEKAEHDRQLLRLLARGDKEIAAGKGFDLETVMAEADRLLAED; from the coding sequence ATGGGTAAGGTGCCGAAGATCATTCCGATCACTGATCTTCGCCAGGATGCGGCGCGGGTGCTCAAGCGCGTTCAGGACACGAAAGAGCCGGTCATCATTACTCAACGCGGTCGGGCCGCAGCGGTGATGTTGAGCACAGCCGCGTACGAAAAGGCGGAGCATGACAGGCAGCTTCTTCGCCTCCTCGCACGCGGGGATAAGGAGATTGCCGCGGGAAAGGGGTTTGATCTGGAGACCGTAATGGCGGAGGCCGATCGGCTATTGGCAGAAGATTGA
- the amrS gene encoding AmmeMemoRadiSam system radical SAM enzyme, with protein sequence MSAVITLADTLARLTKEGELYEELPNQRVRCYACGHRCLIPEGRQGVCRVRFNKGGVLQVPTGYVSALQVDPVEKKPFYHVLPGSLAMSFGMLGCDLHCSYCQNWLTSQVLRDPEAMSPLELKSADDLIGMATRYRAPIVASTYNEPLITSEWAVEIFRLARANGLKTAYISNGNGTPQVLEYLKPWVDLYKVDLKGFNDANYRKLGGVLGNVLDTITLLVAKQFWVEIVTLVVPGFNDSNEELTQIAEFLASVSVDLPWHVTAFHQDYKMLDHANTTVATLLRAAEIGKKAGLHYVYAGNLPGRVGTHENTYCHACHTLLIERDGYTILKNTLTDGACPSCRTTIPGVWN encoded by the coding sequence ATGTCGGCCGTGATAACCCTTGCTGATACCTTAGCCCGACTCACCAAAGAGGGAGAGCTGTACGAGGAGCTTCCCAACCAGCGGGTGCGGTGCTATGCGTGCGGTCACCGCTGCCTGATCCCGGAGGGGCGACAAGGGGTCTGCCGGGTCCGGTTCAACAAGGGGGGCGTCCTGCAAGTTCCCACCGGCTACGTCAGCGCCTTGCAGGTCGATCCGGTGGAGAAGAAACCGTTTTATCATGTGCTCCCCGGTTCACTCGCCATGAGCTTCGGGATGCTGGGATGCGATCTGCACTGCAGTTACTGCCAGAATTGGCTCACGTCGCAGGTTCTGCGCGATCCTGAAGCTATGAGCCCGCTGGAGCTGAAGTCGGCCGACGACCTGATCGGCATGGCCACACGGTACCGCGCGCCGATCGTTGCCAGCACCTACAACGAGCCCCTGATCACCAGCGAATGGGCGGTCGAGATCTTTCGCCTGGCCAGGGCGAACGGCTTGAAGACCGCCTACATCAGCAACGGTAACGGCACCCCCCAGGTCCTCGAGTACCTGAAGCCGTGGGTGGACCTGTACAAGGTCGATCTGAAGGGGTTCAACGACGCTAACTACCGGAAGCTGGGCGGGGTGTTGGGAAACGTCCTGGACACCATCACGCTGCTCGTGGCAAAGCAGTTCTGGGTCGAGATCGTGACCTTGGTTGTTCCCGGCTTCAACGACTCGAATGAGGAGTTGACCCAGATCGCCGAGTTCCTGGCGTCCGTCTCCGTCGATCTGCCCTGGCATGTCACGGCGTTCCACCAGGATTACAAGATGCTGGACCACGCCAACACGACGGTGGCGACCCTGCTTCGAGCGGCCGAGATTGGAAAGAAGGCTGGCCTGCATTATGTCTATGCCGGGAATCTGCCGGGCCGCGTCGGCACTCACGAGAACACCTACTGCCACGCCTGCCACACCCTGCTGATCGAGCGGGACGGCTACACCATCCTCAAGAACACCCTCACCGACGGCGCCTGCCCCTCCTGCCGGACCACCATCCCCGGCGTCTGGAATTAG